A portion of the Calliphora vicina chromosome 5, idCalVici1.1, whole genome shotgun sequence genome contains these proteins:
- the LOC135961928 gene encoding protein lifeguard 1-like encodes MNPQGYSQQPPYPGQPVYVPGPPPPSQPYGWKPSPPADDIPSPASGGFIDPEDLQPKNFSFNEASVRKGFLRKVYLILMGQLLFTFGIVALFLFHEPTLKFSQRNPGLLLAACIVTLVVVVAMACCESARRTFPTNFICLSIFTAAESFLVGAIAGRYEAESVFLAVGITAILCLALTLFAFQTKYDFTACGGFLLAAMVILLIFGIVGMFWRAHIIQTIYAGCGALLACVFLIYDTQIMMGGDHKFSISPEEYIFAALNLYMDVVRIFLFILQLIGNRSN; translated from the exons ATGAATCCACAAGGATATTCACAACAACCACCGTATCCCGGTCAACCAGTTTATGTACCCGGACCACCACCACCTA GTCAACCCTATGGCTGGAAGCCAAGCCCTCCCGCCGATGATATACCATCACCAGCTAGCGGCGGATTCATAGATCCCGAGGATTTGCAACCgaaaaatttttcattcaatGAAGCTAGTGTACGCAAGGGATTCTTACGTAAAGTCTACCTCATTTTAATG GGTCAATTACTTTTCACATTTGGTATCGTGGCTCTATTTTTATTCCACGAACCAACATTGAAATTTTCCCAAAGAAATCCAGGCTTATTATTGGCTGCATGTATTGTTACATTGGTCGTTGTGGTGGCCATGGCATGCTGTGAGTCAGCACGTCGTACATTCCCTActaattttatatgtttaagTATATTTACGGCTGCGGAATCATTCCTAGTTGGTGCCATAGCTGGTCGTTATGAGGCAGAATCG GTATTTTTGGCTGTTGGTATCACGGCCATTCTATGTTTAGCCTTGACCTTATTtgcatttcaaacaaaatatgatTTCACTGCCTGCGGTGGTTTTCTACTTGCTGCCATGGTCATTCTATTGATATTTGGCATTGTTGGCATGTTTTGGCGTGCCCATATTATTCAAACGATTTATGCCGGCTGTGGTGCTCTTTTGGCTTGCGTTTTCCTCATCTATGATACCCAAATAATGATGGGCGGAGATCACAAGTTTAGCATTAGTCCTGAGGAGTATATATTTGCTGCCTTAAATCTTTACATGGATGTCGTAcgcattttcttatttattttacaattaattGGCAACAGAAGCAATTAA
- the LOC135961929 gene encoding protein lifeguard 1-like, with protein sequence MNQQGYTQPPLYPDKTGYPPNNPTSNQTCGWKESPGDDFKFQPNGDSVDPEDLQPKNFSFDEASVRKGFLRKVYLILMCQLIVTFGTVAIFLFHQPTLEFSQKHRYLAVVALVITLVIGVAMACCETPRRKFPTNFICLAIFTAAESFLMGTIAGRYKADSVLLAVGITAILCLSLTIFAMQTKYDFTVCGGFVVCSMMCLMIFGIVTIFYRNHIVHTIYASCGALLASFFLIYDTQMMMGGEHKYSVSPEEYIFAALTLYMDVIRIFLFILKLFGKKSD encoded by the exons ATGAATCAACAGGGATATACGCAACCACCACTATATCCCGATAAAACGGGATATCCACCTAATAATCCAACATCAA atcaaACATGTGGTTGGAAGGAGAGTCCTGGGgatgattttaaatttcaacctaATGGCGATTCAGTAGATCCCGAGGACTTGCAGCCAAAGAACTTTTCGTTCGATGAAGCCAGTGTACGGAAGGGATTCTTACGTAAAGTCTATCTCATTTTAATG TGCCAGCTAATTGTCACATTTGGCACAGTGGCCATATTTTTATTCCACCAACCTACATTGGAATTTTCCCAAAAACATCGATACCTAGCAGTGGTTGCTTTAGTAATAACGTTAGTGATTGGAGTTGCAATGGCATGCTGTGAGACACCACGTCGTAAATTCCCCACTAATTTTATATGCTTAGCCATATTTACAGCTGCCGAATCATTCCTAATGGGTACGATAGCTGGCCGTTATAAAGCAGATTCG GTATTATTGGCTGTTGGTATTACGGCCATTTTATGTTTATCCTTGACTATATTTGCTATGCAAACCAAATATGATTTTACAGTCTGTGGTGGTTTCGTAGTTTGTTCCATGATGTGTCTGATGATATTCGGTATTGTTACCATCTTTTATCGCAACCATATCGTTCATACTATTTATGCCAGCTGTGGCGCTCTATTGGCTTCTTTTTTCCTCATTTATGATACCCAAATGATGATGGGTGGAGAGCACAAGTATAGCGTTAGTCCTGAAGAGTATATATTTGCCGCTTTAACTCTTTACATGGATGTCATACGcattttcttgtttattttaaaattgtttggcaAAAAAAGTGATTAA